From a single Myotis daubentonii chromosome 5, mMyoDau2.1, whole genome shotgun sequence genomic region:
- the LOC132234653 gene encoding uncharacterized protein LOC132234653 codes for MAVSRPRRGGAGSLGSSGIPFEAPQTILRAPGAVGIRLLRSIPGRQPRSSPALAPQDPLGQALGDFAAGHFWPSTATLNVRSAARAPSSPPPEESGCAARGAPCATNPAQSWTTWPLTGRSEFAQVQQDAPEYQAYVSILDQVCRQSPLPVAISPLQQGFEPGVTLLPSLLPQHSDLSSQVLPENLLPGMCLLEHLCCASPDFCPIPVSLDLIHSAPGLCNQDFGFGSGPTGPPCQPGGPGLIGKHMTFTTCFSYGFLSSVPSFSGPGLEGTAT; via the exons ATGGCAGTATCCCGTCCCCGGAGGGGTGGAGCAGGGTCCCTCGGATCTTCGGGGATCCCCTTTGAGGCGCCCCAAACGATCCTCAGGGCCCCAGGCGCGGTCGGCATTCGGCTCCTCCGGAGCATCCCCGGACGCCAGCCCAGGAGCAGCCCGGCCCTGGCTCCCcaggacccgctggggcaggctCTGGGAGATTTCGCCGCGGGGCATTTCTGGCCCTCCACCGCCACGCTTAACGTCCGGAGCGCCGCGAGGGCTCCAAGCTCCCCACCGCCCGAGGAGTCCGGGTGCGCCGCGAGGGGCGCCCCCTGCGCGACCAATCCGGCCCAAAGTTGGACAACTTGGCCCCTGACGGGGCGCTCGGAGTTTGCCCAAGTCCAGCAGGACGCTCCTG AATACCAGGCATACGTCTCCATCCTGGATCAAGTCTGCCGTCAAAGCCCATTGCCAGTTGCAATCTCTCCTCTCCAGCAAGGTTTTGAGCCTGGAGTCACTCTCCTACCAAGCCTGCTGCCCCAACACAGTGACCTTTCTTCCCAGGTCCTGCCTGAGAACCTCCTTCCAGGCATGTGTCTATTGGAACATCTCTGCTGTGCGAGCCCAGATTTCTGCCCCATTCCTGTCTCTTTGGATCTCATTCACAGTGCTCCGGGCCTGTGTAACCAGGACTTTGGATTTGGCTCTGGTCCCACAGGGCCCCCTTGCCAGCCAGGAGGGCCGGGTCTTATAGGGAAACACATGACTTTTACAACCTGTTTTAGCTATGGTTTCCTCTCCTCAGTTCCTTCATTTTCAGGACCTGGGCTTGAGGGCACTGCAACTTGA